The stretch of DNA CCGAGTCGGTATGGACTCCGCAGACGAGCGCGGTGATGCTGGCAACGCCATCCAACCCCACGGGCACGTCTATTCCCTTCGAGGAGCTGGCGTCGATCTGCGCGCTGGCGCGTGAACGTCGCGCCTGGCGGCTCGTTGACGAGATCTACCTGGGCCTGGCCGATCCCGACGACGATGGCACACCGGCGCACAGTGTTCTGGAGACCGACCCCGAGGCGATCGTTATCAACTCCTTCTCCAAGTACTTCGGGATGACGGGGTGGCGCCTGGGCTGGGCGATCCTTCCCGAGGAGCTGGTGCAACCCGCTGAGAACCTGGCGGTCAACTACTTCCTGTGCGCTTCGACCCCTATTCAGCAGGCCGCGCTGGCGGTTTTCTCCCCCGAGTCCATCTCGGTATGCGAGGAGCGCCGGCAAGAGCTGCTTGCTCGCAGGAGCATCGTGCTCGACGGGCTGCAACGCATCGGCCTGCCTGTTCCGGTCCTGCCCGACGGCGCTTTCTACGTCTACTTCGATGTCTCCTCCACAGGGCTCGACGCCCAGACCTTCTGTCACCGCGCTCTGGAGGAGGCGCATGTAGCCCTCACTCCGGGGCAGGACTTCTCCACGACCACGGCTCGCTCCCACGTGCGACTGTCCTACGCGGCATCCCGCGAGGAGCTGTACGAGGGAATGAACCGCCTCGAAAGACTGATCGGCAGCCTGTAAATAAACGGGCATTCAACCCAATAACAACGGCATCAATCTCTACGCACGAGTTTGGTGCTCGCCTGTTTGTATGCTGCACAATATTCTTCATGTCCTCGCAGATCCCCACCCTCGTTATTGCCCTGGTTTTCTTCGGGGTAATTTGTGTCGCCGAATTATATAGACCAATTCGTCAGAAACTTCGGCAGCGTCGGGACGAAGCCGCATCGTCTCCTCATGAGGGCGAGGAGTCCACATGGAATGAGCTCACCGAGCACCATCGCCCCGTGCGGGGCGCAGAGCCCGGCTCGTTCTCCTGCGGCCCGTACGAACGACTTGTGGCCATCTCTGCGCCGTACTCCCTGTGCCACCATGAGCCGTGGGATCGCCTGGCCTGCTCCGACCTT from Actinomyces sp. Marseille-P3109 encodes:
- a CDS encoding aminotransferase class I/II-fold pyridoxal phosphate-dependent enzyme, which encodes MKIAARAKTAQPFHAMSIGERAGILQAEGHSIAKLSLGEPDFGAPPAVREEMRRVMDGRPLPYSPALGLLALRKAIAGFYRDRHGVEVDPERIVVTTGASAALLLVAAATTEPGDDVVIADPSYPCNRQLVETYGGRIVLAPTSPASRYQMDRASAESVWTPQTSAVMLATPSNPTGTSIPFEELASICALARERRAWRLVDEIYLGLADPDDDGTPAHSVLETDPEAIVINSFSKYFGMTGWRLGWAILPEELVQPAENLAVNYFLCASTPIQQAALAVFSPESISVCEERRQELLARRSIVLDGLQRIGLPVPVLPDGAFYVYFDVSSTGLDAQTFCHRALEEAHVALTPGQDFSTTTARSHVRLSYAASREELYEGMNRLERLIGSL